From a region of the Methanomassiliicoccus sp. genome:
- a CDS encoding alpha/beta fold hydrolase: MTRSMPLVLVPGLLCSARLFAAQIAALWPHGQITVADHRHGDTMEAIAARILKDAPPRFALAGLSMGGYIAFAMMRLAPERIARLALLDTSARPDPPEQRAGREQLILLAKAGKLDDVVDIMMPKFLCRHSMKDEGLMKVVRDMAHETGSDAFVRQQKALMSRKDSRPLLSKIDCPTLVLVGEEDALTPPGLAREMYANILDSHLVVVPGCGHLSTVEKPDAVNAAIIEWLNA, encoded by the coding sequence ATGACGCGATCAATGCCGCTCGTTCTTGTGCCCGGGTTGCTGTGTAGCGCCAGGCTTTTTGCGGCTCAGATTGCAGCGCTGTGGCCGCACGGACAGATCACAGTTGCCGATCACCGTCACGGCGACACGATGGAAGCTATCGCAGCACGCATTCTCAAAGACGCGCCGCCGCGCTTCGCGCTCGCAGGTTTATCCATGGGCGGCTACATCGCCTTCGCGATGATGCGGCTAGCTCCGGAGCGCATTGCCAGGCTGGCATTGCTCGACACCTCCGCGCGCCCCGATCCACCGGAGCAGAGGGCTGGCCGCGAACAATTAATCTTGCTGGCTAAAGCGGGTAAGCTCGACGACGTAGTCGATATCATGATGCCCAAGTTTCTGTGTCGACATAGCATGAAGGACGAGGGCCTGATGAAGGTCGTGCGCGACATGGCACACGAAACCGGATCAGATGCTTTCGTGCGCCAGCAGAAAGCGCTCATGTCCAGGAAGGACTCACGACCACTACTTTCAAAGATCGATTGCCCGACGCTGGTGCTGGTGGGGGAGGAAGACGCACTGACTCCGCCGGGATTGGCGCGAGAGATGTATGCCAACATACTGGACTCCCACCTCGTGGTGGTGCCAGGATGTGGCCATCTGTCCACCGTTGAGAAACCAGACGCAGTCAATGCCG
- a CDS encoding chemotaxis protein CheW: MARRKREKVELNGDEEQLVSFILGKETFGVKVSQIREIGKVKDITKVPMMADYIVGVMNLRGQITTVIDLKKRFGIDMESGITDKSRIIIAEVGETQIGMVVDAVEDVLRVPRSSISPPPKTLASSLDRSYLVGICKLKDKLIMLLDIDSMVNLGQISGVVPEVNVTASS, encoded by the coding sequence TTGGCCAGAAGAAAGAGGGAAAAGGTAGAGCTCAATGGGGACGAGGAGCAGCTCGTCTCCTTCATCTTGGGCAAGGAGACCTTCGGGGTGAAGGTCTCCCAGATCCGGGAGATAGGGAAGGTGAAGGATATCACCAAGGTGCCGATGATGGCCGACTATATCGTCGGGGTCATGAACCTGCGCGGGCAGATCACCACGGTGATCGACCTCAAGAAGCGGTTCGGCATCGATATGGAGAGCGGTATCACCGATAAATCCCGGATCATAATCGCCGAGGTGGGGGAGACCCAGATCGGGATGGTCGTCGATGCGGTGGAGGATGTTCTGCGAGTACCGAGATCGAGCATCTCCCCGCCTCCGAAAACTCTCGCATCATCGCTCGACCGCTCCTATCTCGTCGGGATCTGCAAGCTCAAGGACAAGCTGATCATGTTGCTGGACATAGACAGCATGGTCAATCTAGGGCAGATCTCGGGAGTGGTGCCTGAAGTGAACGTGACGGCAAGCTCCTAA
- a CDS encoding thioredoxin family protein: MRPSLNRILVLTLVLVIVSATGLVALGTGALTATQTDSDPGSLSTNASSGNGQSQTVTVYFFYGNGCPHCVIAEPVIDRLSVKYPQVDFERYEIYYNSTNQALFQQFNHRYGVQNPVVPEVYIGDKVLIAEDAIKNDLEPDIQHELSTTSSSAENSSGASTDNANSAVNSPNNGTTPAGPGGTGSEASTVPGPSDAAMIGTAVVAAAALLAIGLVIYRNKRKKGLT; this comes from the coding sequence TTGAGACCGAGCCTCAACAGGATCCTCGTATTGACGCTGGTTCTCGTGATAGTATCCGCAACTGGCCTTGTTGCATTAGGCACCGGCGCGCTCACGGCAACGCAAACGGATAGCGACCCAGGCTCGTTGTCCACCAACGCTTCCAGCGGAAACGGTCAGAGCCAGACCGTCACCGTATACTTTTTCTATGGGAACGGCTGCCCCCATTGCGTGATCGCTGAGCCAGTAATAGATCGCCTCTCCGTAAAATATCCTCAGGTCGATTTTGAAAGGTACGAGATTTACTACAACAGCACCAACCAGGCGCTTTTCCAGCAATTCAATCACCGCTATGGGGTCCAGAACCCAGTGGTTCCCGAGGTGTACATCGGGGACAAGGTGCTGATTGCCGAGGATGCCATTAAGAACGATCTCGAACCGGACATCCAGCACGAGCTCAGTACCACAAGCAGTAGTGCTGAGAATAGCAGCGGCGCCAGCACCGACAACGCCAATAGCGCCGTCAACTCGCCCAACAACGGCACCACGCCCGCCGGCCCAGGCGGGACCGGCTCCGAGGCCAGCACAGTTCCTGGTCCAAGCGATGCTGCAATGATCGGCACGGCGGTGGTCGCGGCAGCGGCATTGCTAGCCATCGGTTTGGTCATCTACCGCAACAAGAGGAAAAAAGGCCTGACTTAG